The DNA region tgtgaTTTGAATATTGACACTTGTGATTTCAAGAACTTTTCTTAAaaactttccttaattttgagttatttgatagttaaaatagaattaaatgttttgtttataatttgaaGGTTTATCCAACTTTTTTTCATGCAATTTTGTAGATTAAAAGATTGGTATATGATGGAAGTAAGGTGGAAGAAGTGGAAAACATTTTTGGAGAAATGAATAGTTGATTCCTGAGTACTTGGAGTTTTAAAGTATCATGTTTCTTCGCTCAGGCGAGACCAGAGTCACGTAGGCAAATGAAATCTGTGAAAATAGAAGATTGTCCAGTAGATTTTCTCGTATAGGTGATAATGATTCGCCTAGACGAATGCACTCGTTGTCCAAGATTCGCCTAAGCGATAATCAATAGCATGGGTGACCCAAGCTTTCTTCAACTTGAAGTCTTCTAGTTGCCTCAGCAAGAAAGTCTCGCCTGAGCGAATATTCATTAAGTGACTAGTTCTCTATGTAGGATTGAATGTAATTTTCATACTCTAatgtatctcttttgatattCATGTATATATAAATCTTTTCTATCTGTTGTCGGTATCCTCATCATGCtctttatgcttaattttatcTAATCAATAGTCTCATGAATAGCTCTTGAGTTTGACTGGAAAGTACTCTCAAGAgtctaaattgaataaaattattctctATGTTATGTTATTAGGAATAAATCATAGCGTATTGATTATGATCTTACACTTATTTGTAATGTTGGAATAATTATTGAATATGCGaggaataaatatttgataattacTCTTGGAAATGTCATATGCGAGAAATCGATATGATATGATTTAGTGTGTGCATCAACTACAGTAAAAAATGATTCATATGTGTAAATTTCATTAAGATACTAAAGAGCCAAATGATGAAATCTAATCCTATGTTTTTTTTGATTGAGTTCAAATCCTTTTTCATTGCTTTTCTCATAATTATAGGCTTGCAACTTTtacattatttacttttattgtaACAAACCAATAAATTTTCGATCAAACATGTATATAACTATTAAACTATTTAATATTACCAAGGAACTGAGTAACCCAAGTTCCCGAGAAGACGATCTTAACTACAAATTTTGTAAACTGTGACAAcaattggtacacttgtcaaTAGTATAACAACTGCACTATGGGATCATGTTGTGTGGGCACCATGGGTCCTTGAAGCCCATATTCCAAAGACAAGAAACCAGAAAACGAACAAGATTGCCCAATAACGTGCAGGTCCATACTTGATTCTGGTAAGCACAAACTGCAATAACCAGAAGTATACAAAAGGAACAATTAGACTCTGACACCGggattcaaataaataaagcgCAGTTATGTATATGCCACAAAGTTCAAGCATGTTCAATATTTTTTCACAGTTCCTGACACGATAAATTTGGACATAATTCATTCAAttattcaaacttcaaagaTCCATGCTAATTGAGAAGAAATCAACTATATGTCAGGGtcttcttttatatttcaattatttttaaaagcatagtcaagtttttttttccctaGTAGGTCACTGGTATCTTTCACAGGAGACATACTTCACTTGGGTAGAAACATAGTCAAGTTTGAATCTAGCCAAACATAACCAAATCtgaataaaatttaacaaaatatgtgGGGAAGCAAAAGGAAGGTACACAAAGTACTTACAAAGCGGAAGAAAACCACCACGGCTAAAGCACAAACTCCTCCAAGTAAGATATGAAGACCACTTCTAGCAGTTTTCTGGAAAACAAACACAGGCGGTATTATGCAGATGCTTCTAACCAAAATCAATAGGGAAGAAGCAATAtatacacacaaacacacataaGTGTACCAAAAAACAAAGAATGCAATAAGGCTATTTAATCATTTTGCCCATCCAAAGTAGTTCCTCTCTTGAAGTAGCCATGAGTAGACCACCAAATCAAGATTTAGGAGCAGAAGCACCCTTCAAAATACAAGCATTACGTTTGAACCACACAAACTGAAGGATAGCTAAAAAGGCCcacataagattttattttatatgtttttactAGAGCTTTTAAAAGTTAAGTAACTACCAGTGGCATGTTTTATAGTTACCCATAAAAAATTGTTCTAGCCGTCACACACAGCCAGTGCACCTTGATActcaaaaaaattgttcaaaagGAAAATAATCACCTTGCAATGCAAAACAAGTGGCATGCTTTTCTTAGCTAGACTAGATGTGCACACATCATACATATCAAGAGAAAGTGAGACGGGATTGCCCATGCGATTGCAACAAGTGATTTGCATTAATCTTGTTAAGTCCCATCGACCAAACAAAAAGACTTGACCTTGGAGGAACCTTCAGGCTTCTAGATGGGTTTGTTGAGGCTCAGAAGGAATCTTGAAAACTAGAAGTAAGACttggaaagagaaaagaaaatatgcaaGATATTCTCCACAGAAATTCAAAGTCCAACTTTCCAATCATTAATGGCTAAGAGATATATACAATCAAGTAGGAACGAAATGGATTGTAGTTCACTGTCATTCAAAGCTACACTAAAATGAAAGTCCCAATATAGAGAATGACCCTAAATAGAATAAAAGCAGCTAATGGTGAGTTGAGCAACGTAGACTAGAGAGATGAAACTGGAAAGGAAAGGCCTCTAAAGTAGAAACATTTCCTACCCAAATGTTCTCCCAAACTAGTATTGATAGAGACCCAAACTAGTATATTTGTTCCATGCATGAGTAACACATTAAGCCTGCCTCAATGCATGCATCAATATTATAACCTCAAAATATAATCCTACAATTTTGTAAGTTGAAGGTAAAATAAAAGTAGTTATATAAAATCATGGTATCGATCCATGTATGCATATACAGGCAAATTCCAGCAAAGAAAGGGCATATAAGAACTTGTCACATAAATATATTAGTAAATTTAGGTACTTATCAGAATTGATACTAGATTTTATATACCTTTCCAACACGAGGAGCTATAAGCCATGCAAGGGTGATGGTAAGCAGCCCCGTAGCAAGCAGGATCCCTGTACCCTCCACGGCCCACTTGGTTGCAGGATTCTGTGTGGGGGCAGCATCTTCAGTAACAATACTTAAAGGCTGCTCAGAAACAATCTGTGAAACTGTGTCCACACTGCTGATGTTGTTATTGTGACTGTTATTATAAGGACAAAACCATAGTGCAATCTCACTTAGCCGTTGCCTCCGGATAGCAGCCACAGCATCAGGATCCACAACAGCATTTGCATGAACATGTGCGGCACCAGGATCCCCACTAGCAGTTCTTTCCCTCAATACTTCATACTCCTTCAAAGCACCAACAACCTTATTG from Glycine soja cultivar W05 chromosome 8, ASM419377v2, whole genome shotgun sequence includes:
- the LOC114420932 gene encoding uncharacterized protein LOC114420932, with amino-acid sequence MSRENTPAMAKEEVCDDGSSSVENVDLESHARISLDKDNGLGTCRVCQCTESDKKADAALEFLGIIPGSEMCKTKGEVGSDGGGDGIPENTSLDRNNEKNAGMVEFVSPNGEVFICKSDLELGLCHQDKLVELGCSCKNDLALVHYACALKWFVNHGSTICEICGHIANNIRISDFNKVVGALKEYEVLRERTASGDPGAAHVHANAVVDPDAVAAIRRQRLSEIALWFCPYNNSHNNNISSVDTVSQIVSEQPLSIVTEDAAPTQNPATKWAVEGTGILLATGLLTITLAWLIAPRVGKKTARSGLHILLGGVCALAVVVFFRFFVLTRIKYGPARYWAILFVFWFLVFGIWASRTHGAHTT